The sequence TTGGATGTGGTGGTGTCCTTTGGACACCGGTTAATCAATGGGTTAACGCGGAGAGTGTTTGTGGCACTCTCCGCCCGATTGGCCCCGATGATATCAAATCACCAGAAGGGCTTGGCTGGGAGTATCAAATGGGGCGGGAGTGGCGGGGGGCCGATCAGCTTCTCCGGTTCCTGGCTCGCAGGCAGCGCGCGCGTAGATCGGAACACGACCAACATCACGAACGGAGTTCTCTTTCGCTACAATCAGTCCGTGGAGATTTACCATTGCCCGGCAGACCGATCCCAGATCGAAACGGTATTTGCATCTCGCCGTTGGATACCCCAGCTCCGAAACCGGAGCTACTCACTCAACTCCTGGTTGAACGGCATGGAGTGGCCAGAGGGGAGGGAGAGCCGTTTCATCCGATCCTCCCAGTTGGTGGCGCCAGCGCCCTCGTCGGTCTTTGTTTTCTTAGACGAGCACGAGAATCTCATTGAGGACGGCCACTTCGCGCTGCATCGAAAGCCGATGCGAAGCTGGCAGAACATGCCCGCGGACCGCCATGGCCAGGGCTGCGTTCTTTCCTATGCTGACGGCCACGCAGCGCGCAAAGGCTGGCGCTGGCCGAAGAAACCGGCCGATCTGGAATGGAACAAACCTGCGGCGAACGACCAGGATTGGCGTGACCTGCTGGACTTGCAGGAGACGATTCCGCAATGAACCTGAACCGTTTGCGTTGAACAGAATGATTCCGGCGGCGGGTTGAGCGGTGAGTTGTGGAGCATGGACGCGTCCTTGCGGAAGGCAGGGATGCGTTCGGGCGTTTGGTAAGGACGCGTTCCACCGCGTCCCTGAAGGACCCCCGACACGCCGATTGAACCGAAGCCGGACGATGGAAAAGCCTGTGCCACCGCGCTCCATCGTTGCTTTCCTGGCCTGTCGTCCGCTTCAAGGTTTGATATGGGACGGAGTGGAATCCGTCCTTGTCGCGCTGAACTCCTGGCTCGGGATCGAAAGATTTCTGCAAGAAGGTTGAAAGAACCTCCCGGCGTCGAGCGAACTCAAAGATGTGCTTATGAATACCGTTGCCCATTTGCGACACACCAAGAGGGATGCCTTCACGCTGATCGAACTCCTGGTTGTCATCGCCATCATTCAAAGACCCTTCGCCCTCCCAAGCTTTCGCCTTCATCCACGAACATCCAAGCACGATCGAAGACGGAGTTTTTGGCGTGGCGCCACCGGACGTCTGGGTGTGGGCCAATTTCCCGGCCACGGTGCATGCGGGCGGTATGAATCTCTCCTTTGCCGACGGCCGCGCCGAGCATTGGAGGTGGATTGAGGCCAACACCCATAACCTGGCCAAGAGGACGAACTGGATCGTGAACATCCCGACGTTTCCGAAAGCCCGCGACCTCCGACGTCTGCAACAGGCGATTCCCAGCGCATCGACCAGGTAAGCCGCCTGTTCCACCCGCGCAAGGTGAGGACGCGTTCCACCGCGTCTGTAACTTCACTCAGGGCGCTTTGTTGAAGCTGGAGATAGCAGTTCAGCCACTAGAACGCAGAGATCACAAAGAACAGCGGGCTCTTACGACAGAGCGCGCTCTCACTAAGGGTCCGTGCAAAAATAACTTCGGATTTTGCTGGAGGCTGTTTGGCTCTCTGGCTAGGCGCGAGCGACGAGCAGACCCGCCGCGGTCTGTAAGGAGCGAGCAACAACGCCAGAGAGCCAAACAGCCCCAGCCCTTCGGGGCGGGGCGGCGCCTGGCCTGCTGCTTCGTCGTGCGCTCGGTCACAGCCCGCTGCGGGGATGCTCCCTCGCTCTCTCCTCGCCGCAGGCCAGGCGGCGCTCCCGCCAAAATCCGAAGTTATTTTTGCACGGACCCTAAGCGGGAGAATCCCTGTTCTGCCATGCGCTTGCTCTGTGATCTTTGCGCTCTTTGTGGCTAATCAAATTGATTGCCGATCTAGGTCGAACCGAAGACGGACGGTGGGAGAGCTGGGAGGCCTCGGCGTGAGGATCAGACGCAGGTTGACTCCTATTCCTTCAAACTCACAGCTTCCAGGACTGCCTTGCGAATCTCAATGACCTCGGTGGTGTCAGGGGCTAACTCGACCGCGCGACGGCTGAGAAAATCCGCTTCGCCAATCCGCCGGGGATTCTCTTTCGGATCCTGTACCGAAACCAGCCGCGCCAGCCGCGCGAAGGCCAGCCCATTTGTCGGCGACAGGAAAACGGCCTCGCGCAAACTTTCCAAACTGTTCTGCTCAATTTGGCGCTCCACGTACTGCGGAATGGTCATACGCAATGATGGGGCAACGGTGCGAGTCCTTCGGTCCGCCACCAGCCATTTGGCCCAGGCCACAATTCCGGCGCTCTCGTTCATTTCGAGAATCTTGTCTTGCGCGTCGAGGTAGGCCTGGGAGGGAACCGGTTCCACGAAGCCGCTCTCGTTCACACGCACTCCCGCGAACGCCTCCGCCAGATCAAGAAACCAGGGAGGGATTTCCCATACACCGGAAGGGGCGACCAGTCGGGTCATGTCTCGATTAAACGCGGCGAACCGTCCGAACCTTAAGGGTCGAGTGAGCGCCTCGCCGCTCGGCAATTCCACGACCCGCGCAGCTTCGTCCGTCGAACGCTCGAAGTATCTCGTGGCGTCGCGGCTCACCGCCAGGGAAGATTTCAAAGGCGGCACGACATCTCTGCCGGTCTCGAGACTCCAGATCCGGACTGTGCCTCCGTAAGAGCGGGTCACCGCCTTGCTCCCGTCGGGAGTGACCACGATGCTGTCCATGAGGTCCATGGAACCCACATGTCGGACGGGCTGGCCAATCGGTTGTCCGGTAGCAAAGTCCCAAACCTGGACCGTTCCAAAATAGCTCCCAGAGAGGAACTTGGCTGCATCAGGGCTGATGGCCAAGGAGCTTACTGACTGATCCTGTTTGGGGGTCGTGAATAAAAGTTTGCCCGTGTTGGCTTCCCAGACCCGCGCGTAGCCGTCCACGGATCCGGTGATGACTTTCGCTCCGCCGGAACTGATCGCGACCGCTGACACATTTCGGTCGTGCACCAGCGGAGGAATCAGCAAAGTTCCCGTTCGGAGATCCCAGACCCACGCGGATTGGAACCGTTTCCCAGCCCGTGTTCCGTAGGACTCGGTCACTAACCGTGATCCATCCCCGCAGATTGCGAGCGACCGAACCAGGCCCTCGTTTTTGATGGCCGGGATCAATTCTTTGGCGGTCTTCACGTCCCAAACCCGGATGAGAGAATGACCATTGGATACTGACTGAAAATCAATTACGCCGAGCGTCACGAGCTTCGTCGAATCGGCATTGAACACGTAGCGGTAAATCGGCTTTTCGTGTTCGATAGGAGGAGTCAGAGGAACGCCGCGATCCAAATCCCAGACACGAACAACCTTTCCGTCTGTCAATGCTGTGCGGTTAGTCCAGTCTGAATTAACGACGCGAAAGATAGAGCGCGTTGGCCCGAGTTGGGGAACCAGAGGAAACGTCTTGCTCATCGTCAGGTTCCAGACGCGAATTTCGCCGGCAGGGTACGTATCTAAGCCAACCATTGCAGTGACTAACCTTGCTCCGTTTGGGCTCAGGCTAACGCGGAGCACCGGTCCTCTGTGTGGAATAGGTGGAAGCAGATGCTCGCCGCTGCTGGCGTCCACGACCCTTGCCACTTGGCACTTCCCAGATTTGGGCGACGCCCTTCAACGAGGCCGTGACGAGTTTGCGACCGTCAGGAGTCATTGCCATCGCGCGAACGGAGCCTTAATGGATCAGCGGCGGAGCCGCCGGCTGCCCGGTCGCCCAATCCCACACCCGGGCCGTCCCATCCCGCGAGGCCATGGCCACTTTGTTGCCGTCGCGGCTGAAGGCAGCCGCGATGATCGGGCGGTCATAGATCGCCTGCAGACCCATGAGCACGTGCTTCGGGATCAGGAACCGAAACGGATCCGAGTTCGTCGCACGTGAAACGAGCTTGCGTAACATCTCCAGACCCGGTTCATGAATGCGCGGAGTGAGAGACTTCCCAGTGCCGAGGTCCAGGAATTTAGGCGGGCCAGATCGATACAACACCACCGCTCGGGTCGCTTCGGTGTTTACAACGACACTGGATGAGGGCTCCTCGCCATCCTGACGGAACGGGCGGGAACAAGGCGTGGCAAAATTACTGTAGAGCAAAGTCGATAGGAGTTTCGCGCCCGCCACGACGTTCGTGGGATCGCTTCTGAGCGCCCGGCACAAGAAAGCGACGGCGTGATCCGGCTTGTCTCGCTCGATCAGTTGCCCGGCCAACAAGGAGTCCGACTTGCTGAAAGCTTCCTGGAACTTCTGGCGTTGGCGCGCTTCTTCGCCGGCCAATTGGAGATTCTCGTGCGCGAGTTTCTCGAAGCGTCGGGTTTGTAGCTGCTGATAGAAGTACGCGCCCGTCACGACGACGGCTGCCATGGCGACAGCGGTCCCGACTCGGGTAAGCACAGCCAACCTCCGTTCCACCGACCGCAGCCGTTTGACCGATTTGCCGCTCTGGAGAAACACCAGATCGGCGTGCATCTCCTCGGCGGATTGATACCGCTGGGTCGGCTCGTCTTCGCACGCCTTCAACACCACTTCGTTCAGTTCCAACAATTCCGTCCGGTCCTGGCCGTCCCCCAGCAGCGTCGGCAGTTCCGGAAACTCCTGGCGATCTTTCCCCGTGCAAATCTCATAGACCACCTTGCCCAGGCTGTAGAGATCCGCGCGTGCCGTGCCGGGGCCTTCCGGAGGAATGAAACCTTCCGTGCCGACGAACGAACGCGCCTCGGCCGCGTCCGCCACCAGGCCAATGTCCGCCAGCTTTGGAATCCCGTTCACGAAAATGATGTTCGAGGGCTTGATGTCGCGGTGGATCAAGCTGTGCCGGTGCAAATGGCCCAGCGCTGAAGTCAACGTCAGTCTCAAGCGCAGGCATTCGTCGGCCGGCAGACGGCCGCGGTTGTGCAGTTCTTTGGCCAGGGTCTTCGGAATGTACTTTTCGGGATTGGCGATTTCCGATTGGCGATTGGCGATTGAGGATCCGGTTTCCGTTTCGCGTGTTGCGGTTCGGCTGGCTTTGTGGCCGTGCGTGACTGCGGGCCGGGATGCCCGCTCAACTGGCAGGCTGGAAGCCTGCCCTACGTTCGCATCATCCGCCAACTCCATCACGTAATAG comes from Verrucomicrobiota bacterium and encodes:
- a CDS encoding type II secretion system protein, whose product is MNTVAHLRHTKRDAFTLIELLVVIAIIQRPFALPSFRLHPRTSKHDRRRSFWRGATGRLGVGQFPGHGACGRYESLLCRRPRRALEVD